In Actinomadura luteofluorescens, the sequence GATCTTCTGGCCGTCCTTGGTGGGGTAGACGCCGTAACCGGGCACCGGCCCCACGCCCGACCGCCGGGTCGCCGCCGGGACGGTGCCGACCCAGTGCGCCAGGACGTCGGCCATGCCGAGGTCGATGCGGTCGCCGACCCCCGTCTCGTGGGCCTTGAGGCAGGCGGCGGTGATCGCGAAGGCGGCCATCGTCGCGGCCGCCATGTCCGCCAGGGGAAGCTCGTCGGCCTCCGGCGACACGGCGCCCGGCGGGAGCGCGGCCGCGTGGGCGCGGTAGTTGACGTCGTGCCCGGGAACGTCCTTCAGCGGGCCCGCCGCCCCGTACCCGGACAGGGAGCAGTAGACGAGCCGCGGGTTGAGCGCCCTGAGGGTCTGGTGGCCCACGCCCAGCCGTTCGGCGACGCCCGGCCTGAACCCCTCGACGAAGACCTCGGCGTCCCCGGCCAGTTCGGTGAGCGCCGCGAGCCCGTCCGCGGTCTTGAGGTCGAGCGCGATGCCACGCTTGTGCCGGTTGAGGACGTCGAAATGGTCGCGGAACATCCGCATCGGCTCCCCGCCGGGCGGCTCCACCTTGATCACGTCGGCGCCGAGCTGGGCGAGCAGCTGCGTCGCGTACGGCCCGGGCCGCCACATCGTCAGATCGAGGACGCGCAGTCCGTCCAGCGGCGCCATGGTGCTCCTCGCGTGTCGGGGACCATCACCGTGCCGCTGCGCCGCGTCCGGAGTCAAGCGAGCGCTTGGTCGCGAAGGGTTCGCGGGAGCGGCCGCCGCCCCGCGAAGAAGAACGGGCCGCACGCCCGGCGCCGGTCGCTCGGAAGCGACCGGCGCGGGGTGCGGCCCGCCGACTGCTCGGGGAGGCCCGGCGGGCCTCCCCGTCGTCGTGTCCGCCCGGCGCCGGGGCGCCGGACGGACACGGTCAATGATCAGAACACGTCCCTCACATCTGGTCGGGTGCGGGGACGCCGAGGAGCTCCAGGCCGGTGACCAGCGTGCGCAGCGTGACCGCGCACAGGGCCAGCCGGGACGCCCTGGTCTCCTCGTCGACGCCCTCCTTGAGCACCGGGCAGGCCTCGTAGAAGGCCGTGTAGCGGGTGGCGAGGCCGTAGAGATACTCCGCCACCAGGTGCGGTGCCGCCGCCGCGCCCGCCTCCTCCAGCGTGATGCCGAAGTCCAGCAGGTGCAGCGCCAGGTTCCGCTCCTCCTCGGTCCCGATCACGATCGGGCCCGTGGCCGACTCCGGCGTCAGCCCGCCCTTGCGCAGGACGGACTTCATCCGGACGCCGGCGTACTGCACGAAGCCGGCGGACCTGCCGGTGAACGCGATCATCCGTTCGAGGTCGAACGGATACTTGCTGCTCCGCGCCACCAGCAGGTCGGCGAACTTCACCGCGCCGATGGCGACGTCGCGGATGATCGCCTCACGGGTCTCGGCGTCGAACCGCTCGCCGCGACCGCTCTCGTCGAACTTCGCCGCGGCCCGCTCGTACGCGCCGTCCAGCAGTGCGGACAGCGGGACCGCGTCGCCGGAGCGGCTCTTCAGCTTGCCGCCGGTCGCGGGGTCGGTCACCATGCCGATCTTGGCGTGTTCGAGCACGGTACCCCCGAGCAGGAGGTCCGCCTTCTCCGCGACGGCGAACAGCAGCTCGAAGTGCTCCTTCTGCTCGTCGCCCACCACGTAGACCACCCGGTCGGCGCGCAGGACGGCGACCCGGTAGGCGATCGTGGCGAGATCGGTGGTGGTGTAGTTGTAACCGCCATCGCTCTTGCGGACGATGACCGCCTTGGCCTTGCCGTCCCTGCCCTTGAAGTCCGACAGGAAGACGCACAGGGCGCCCTCGCTGGGCACCGCGAGGCGGCGCTGCTCCAGCTCGTCGACGATCTCGGGGAGGAGCCCGTTGTAGAAGCTCTCCCCCATGGCCTCGTCGGCGGTCAGCCTGACGCCGAGCCGCTCGTACAACGCGTTGTAGGAACGCAAGGAGACGTCCACGAGGCGCTGCCAGTACCGCAGCGTCTCGTCGTCGCCCTGCTGGAGGGCGACGAGCCGCCGCCGCGACCGTCCGGCGAACCCCTCGTCCGACTTGAACCTCGCGTTGGCCGCCTTGTAGAAGGCGCCCGTGTCGCTCACGAACGCGCGGAGCCCGGCATCGGTGCCCCCCTCGAAGTCGAGGAGGTGCTCGATGAGCATGCCGAACGGCGTGCCCCAGTCACCGATGTGGTTGTCCCGGACCACCTCGTGTCCCAGGAACTCCAGGATCCGGGCGATGGCGTCGCCCACGATCGTCGTCCGCAGGTGACCGACGTGCATCACCTTCGCGACGTTGGGTGAGGAGTACTCCACCACGACCTTCTGCGGCTGCACGGCCCTGAGCACCCGGAGGCGCTCGTCGGCCGCGATCCGCTGGAGCTGCTCGGCGATCCACTCGCCGCTCAGCGTCAGGTTGATGAAGCCGGGCCCGCTGATCTCGACCGCCGACACGACGTCGTCGACGTCGAGCCGGTCCACGAGCTCCCGTGCCACTTCCCGGGGGTTGCGCTCCAGGACCTTGGCCAGCGCCAGCGCGACGTTGGCCTGAAGGTCCGCGTGCTGGGAGGGCCGGATGGCGGGGTCCACCCACCGGTACTGCGCCCCGAAGGCGGCTTCCAGCGCGTCCCTGAAGCGCCTGGCGAGAACGGCCACCGGCGACGGGCCGGTGAGATTGAACCTGTCCAGTTCTGGGTTCATCGCGCGTCTCTCCTGTTCTTGTTTGTCGGTTGCGGGTCGATCCCGCACCGGTGACCGTCCGCGTCCGCGGGGCCGCGGCAACCCGGGCCCGCGCTCCCGGTCCCCGGTGGGCCTAGGCTGTGTCCAAAGTCCCGGCCCACTCCGCTCGCCTGGCGGCTCGCTACGTGACCGGGCCTAGGCGAACGCGGCATCGCTTCGCGATCTGCCCGGCTCCGCTCGCCTCCGGCCTCGCTCCACCGGCCAGGTCACGCGTTCGCGCGGCATGGCCAAGGCGACTTCGAGACAGGCCCTAGCCCTTGCTGGACGGGCGTCCCGCGATCAGATCGCTCAGCCGGTCCCCGAGGCGCTGGACGGGGAGGCGGTACCGGCGCTCGCGGGTCAGCGCCCGCCGCTCCTTGCGGGACCCCTCCGCGTAGCGGCGCCGGGCCCACGGCGAGTCCGGCCGGGCCAGCCGGATCGCCCCGACGATCGCGACGAGCCCGATGAACAGGCCGATGACGCCCGTCCAGACCTTGCCCTTGAGCAGGGCGATCACCGCGACGCACAGGTTGAACAGCAGGACGGCCGCGATGCCCCACAACCCGTCCCCGGCGGCGTCGTCCACGCCCAGCGGCCGCAGGCCCAGCAGCATCAGCCCGCAGAGCGCGATCATGATGAAGACGACCTCGACCGACAGCCGGCCCTGCTCGCTCCAGTAGACGTCCTGGAGGTGCAGGACGAGGGCGAACTCGTCGAGGACGAGCGCGGTGCCCGCCCCGAACACGGCCGCGGCGCCCGCCGCCCACCCGGACGAGTCGTCGGTGATCGCCAGACCGCCCACCCCGCCGACGCACATGAACACGAGCCCGAACACGACGTGGTGGATGTGCCGCCCGCCGGGCGTCACGTTCCCGGGCCACCACCGCACCTGCCGCCGGATCATCCGCACGCTGAACCGGATGAACAGGAACGCCGCGATGAACGCCACGAAGAAGCAGAACAGCCGGAGCCGCCCGGCATCCGCGATCTCGCGCGTGAACCAGTCCCCCACACCCGCACCTTTCCCCCGGGCGGGTAAAGCCCACCTCCGCACCGCCCGGCCCTGTCAGCCGCGGGGGCGGAGGCCTGCCCAGACGAGGACCGCGCTGGCCAGGGTCACGGCCACGTCCACGCCGAGGGCGAGGTGGATGCCGGCCAGTTCCACGCTCCGCGTCGCGGCGACCGAGCCGAGGATGGGGATGCCGATGGTGATGGCCACCTGCTGGGTCATCAGCGTCAGCCCGGTCGCCAGGCCCTGCTCCTCGTCCGGGAGCCCGGAGGTGCCGGTGACGGTGTACGCCACGATGCACGTCACGTGCCCGAAGAAGCCGACGAACAGCGCGGGGATCAGGATCGCGAGCGCCGTCCGGTCGGTTCCGAGGAACACCAGGGGCAGGGTCGCCAGGCCCTGCACGGCCAGGCCGCAGCTCAGCACGGCCCGGCCGCCGAAGCGCCCGATGACGCGCCCTGCGATCACTCCGGCGCCGACGGACGCCAGGCCCGGGACACCGAGGACGAGACCGGTCTCCAGCGGCGTGAAGCCGAGGACGTTCTGCAGGTAGAGCGTCATCAGGAAGATCATGGCGGGCTCCATGGCGAAGACCACGAGGCCCGCGTAGTTGCCCCACTTCACCGTGGGGCGGCGGAGGATGCGCACCGGGGCGAGCGGCGCGGGCGAGCGCAGTTCGATCGCCCAGAAGGCACCCAGCAGCAGCACGCCCGCGACGGCGGCGGGGACGTTCCGCTCGATGACCGCGTAGATCGCGGCGAGCAGGCCGCCGGTCACGGTCACCGCGCCGGGCAGGTCCAGCCGCAGCCGGGCGGGGCGGACGCTCTCGCCGATCAGGGCGGGGGCGGCCACCAGCACGGCCACGGCGACCGGGACGTTGATGAAGAACGCCGCCCGCCAGCTCAGCAGGCTGACGAGGGCGCCGCCGACCAGGGCGCCGACGGTGAAGCCCGCGGAGAGCAGGGCACCGTTGAGGCCGAGGACGCGCTCGCGCAGCGGGCCCTCCGCGAACGTGCTGGTGATCAGGGAGAGCGCCGCGGGGGTGGCCATCGCCGTGGCGAACCCCTGGAGGGCCCGGGCGGTCAGGAGCGTCTCGGGGCCGGCAGCGAAGCCGCCGAGCAGCGAGGCCCCGGTCAGCAGCGCCATCCCGGAGAGGAACAGCCTGCGGCGGCCGAACAGGTCCGCCATCCGGCCGAACACCAGCGTGAAGCCCGCCGCGGGCAGCGCGTACGCGGCGGTGATCCAGGGCAGGCCGTCGGCGCCCAGCCCGACGCCCTCACCCGCCATCGGAAGGGCGACGTTCAGGATGGAGAAGTCGACGGAGAGGGTGAACCCGGCGCCGAGCAGGACGAGCAGGATCAGCCGCTGCCTGCCGCCGATACGCGGGGGCGACGCGGTCTTCGTGGGCGGGGTCGTTTCCGTGGGCGGGGTCGTTTCCGTGGGCATGGCAAGGAGCCCTTTCCGCAAGGGGGTTCGAAAGCGCAGGACGGTCAGGGCGTCCGGCGTGAGACGGCCGTGAGCGGCCGATGGCGTGGGCGGCTAGCGGGCGTCGCGCTCGGCTTCTTCGGCGATGCGCTTGACGTTCGCCAGGCGGCGGTCCCAGTCGGCCGCGAGGGAGGCCATCCACCGCGCCGTCGCGTTCAGGGCGGCGGGCCGCACCGCGTAGCGCACCTCGCGTCCGACCCGGCTGCTGGAGACCAGCTCGGCCGCGTCCAGGACGACCAGATGCTTGACCACCGCCTGCCGCGAGACCGGGAGGCGCCCGGCGAGGGTCGTGGCGGTGGCCTCGCCGTGTTCGGCGAGCAGGTCGAGCAGGCGGCGCCGCGTCGGATCGGCCAGCGCGGCGAGGACGCTGTCGACCGGCGCGGCGCCGTCGTCGGGGGTGTCGGTCACGCGGATTCGACGCGGGTCTTGAAGGCGTCCAGCACCTGGGGCCAGCCGCCGGTGTTGTCCTCCACGGCCTTGCGGCGCAGGTCGTCGGATCCGGCCAGCGCGGCGAAGCCGCTCTCGACGACGCGCAGCCGCGTCTTGCCGCCCTCGGGGGTCAGCGTGAACTCCACGAGGGTGCTGTTGTCGTCGCGCAGCTCCTCCCCCGGGAAGGCGCTGACCCAGCGGTAGGCGACGTAGGT encodes:
- a CDS encoding CaiB/BaiF CoA transferase family protein, with product MAPLDGLRVLDLTMWRPGPYATQLLAQLGADVIKVEPPGGEPMRMFRDHFDVLNRHKRGIALDLKTADGLAALTELAGDAEVFVEGFRPGVAERLGVGHQTLRALNPRLVYCSLSGYGAAGPLKDVPGHDVNYRAHAAALPPGAVSPEADELPLADMAAATMAAFAITAACLKAHETGVGDRIDLGMADVLAHWVGTVPAATRRSGVGPVPGYGVYPTKDGQKITIGVVSEERLWAATCHALGIGEHAAVPFAERLQRIGELDGAVAAAVAGLTREEAVERLTRAGAPVAPLLTRAEMLELDHFRSRRVQEEGPVRTAVHPPLAQGAAPELDEHRGQGWRLTK
- a CDS encoding MFS transporter, whose amino-acid sequence is MPTETTPPTETTPPTKTASPPRIGGRQRLILLVLLGAGFTLSVDFSILNVALPMAGEGVGLGADGLPWITAAYALPAAGFTLVFGRMADLFGRRRLFLSGMALLTGASLLGGFAAGPETLLTARALQGFATAMATPAALSLITSTFAEGPLRERVLGLNGALLSAGFTVGALVGGALVSLLSWRAAFFINVPVAVAVLVAAPALIGESVRPARLRLDLPGAVTVTGGLLAAIYAVIERNVPAAVAGVLLLGAFWAIELRSPAPLAPVRILRRPTVKWGNYAGLVVFAMEPAMIFLMTLYLQNVLGFTPLETGLVLGVPGLASVGAGVIAGRVIGRFGGRAVLSCGLAVQGLATLPLVFLGTDRTALAILIPALFVGFFGHVTCIVAYTVTGTSGLPDEEQGLATGLTLMTQQVAITIGIPILGSVAATRSVELAGIHLALGVDVAVTLASAVLVWAGLRPRG
- a CDS encoding ArsR/SmtB family transcription factor, whose translation is MTDTPDDGAAPVDSVLAALADPTRRRLLDLLAEHGEATATTLAGRLPVSRQAVVKHLVVLDAAELVSSSRVGREVRYAVRPAALNATARWMASLAADWDRRLANVKRIAEEAERDAR
- the argS gene encoding arginine--tRNA ligase, translating into MNPELDRFNLTGPSPVAVLARRFRDALEAAFGAQYRWVDPAIRPSQHADLQANVALALAKVLERNPREVARELVDRLDVDDVVSAVEISGPGFINLTLSGEWIAEQLQRIAADERLRVLRAVQPQKVVVEYSSPNVAKVMHVGHLRTTIVGDAIARILEFLGHEVVRDNHIGDWGTPFGMLIEHLLDFEGGTDAGLRAFVSDTGAFYKAANARFKSDEGFAGRSRRRLVALQQGDDETLRYWQRLVDVSLRSYNALYERLGVRLTADEAMGESFYNGLLPEIVDELEQRRLAVPSEGALCVFLSDFKGRDGKAKAVIVRKSDGGYNYTTTDLATIAYRVAVLRADRVVYVVGDEQKEHFELLFAVAEKADLLLGGTVLEHAKIGMVTDPATGGKLKSRSGDAVPLSALLDGAYERAAAKFDESGRGERFDAETREAIIRDVAIGAVKFADLLVARSSKYPFDLERMIAFTGRSAGFVQYAGVRMKSVLRKGGLTPESATGPIVIGTEEERNLALHLLDFGITLEEAGAAAAPHLVAEYLYGLATRYTAFYEACPVLKEGVDEETRASRLALCAVTLRTLVTGLELLGVPAPDQM
- a CDS encoding SRPBCC domain-containing protein; translation: MSENRIERETLIAASLDRVWSLVADPGFWVADVPGPPGGAAEGESMVVKNAEHGDFPVRVEKVEPPTYVAYRWVSAFPGEELRDDNSTLVEFTLTPEGGKTRLRVVESGFAALAGSDDLRRKAVEDNTGGWPQVLDAFKTRVESA